One part of the Amaranthus tricolor cultivar Red isolate AtriRed21 chromosome 16, ASM2621246v1, whole genome shotgun sequence genome encodes these proteins:
- the LOC130802929 gene encoding nucleosome assembly protein 1;2-like, whose amino-acid sequence MLLSLVKTFDFTLAVYEGFCYLKQAAKLQNLMEQDYEIGLTIRDKIIPHAVSWFTGEAAKGDEFDDINDDGDDEEEEDDDDEDEDDSKTSQTHFGPRSGTGSAVSADPDRGVAKLDPRIRVRIWILFLTTNLDPGSPGSGPDPTRCHPYLRSIVQY is encoded by the exons ATGCTTCTTTCTTTGGTGAAGACATTTGATTTTACTCTTGCTGTTTACGAAGGCTTTTGTTATTTGAAGcag GCGGCAAAGCTTCAGAATCTGATGGAGCAAGATTATGAGATTGG ATTGACCATTCGAGACAAAATTATTCCTCATGCTGTATCATGGTTTACTGGAGAGGCAGCTAAGGGGGATGAATTTGATGATATAAATGATGATGgggatgatgaagaagaggaagatgacgatgatgaagacGAAGACGATTCAAAAACAAGTCAGACCCATTTTGGACCCAgatccggtactggatccgcagtatcTGCAGATCCAGACCGGGGTGTTGCAAAACTAGACCCGCGGATCCGAgtccggatctggatcctgtTCTTGACAACGAATCTGGATCCGGGTTCACCTGGATccggtccagatccgacccgttgccatccctacctGAGATCGATAGTTCAATACTAG